One Salvia splendens isolate huo1 chromosome 1, SspV2, whole genome shotgun sequence genomic window, CGAAGGCAGAGGCTTGGATACGCGACCTCGAGCGTATATTTGACTTCATGGGATGCACCGATAGGGAACGTCTAGCTTGCGTGACGTATCAACTGACTGGACCTGCcgatttttggtgggaaacTAAACGACGAACTATGAACCCTGCCCGCCACGAGGCGCTCACATGGGAAGAATTCAAGGAAGAGGTGTACGACAAGTACATTCCCATGAGCTATAGACGGGCGAAGATAGTGGAGTTCCACACCCAGAAACAGGGAAACATGACGGTGACGGAGTACGACCGTGCTCTTTGTGAAATGAcccgatatgcgcccgagttagTGGAAACCAATGAGAAGATGGCCGCAAAATTCCGTTCTGGCCTTAGACACGAGATAAGGGTAGCCGTGGCCAGCCGCAGAGGAATCTCGTACTCCGAAATTTTGAGTTGCGCTTTAGATGTGGAAGAAGCACTACCAAAGGACGAGACGACGGtgaatcctacaccaccaacACCTCAACCGAACTATcgagacaagaggaagtggAAAGACAACCGAGCTCCTTATGACAACAAGCGACACCATTCTACTTACCGTCAGACACAGGACTATGACCGACAAGCCATGCCACAGCCGAGAGGAAATCAACAGAAGGCACCCCACTGCAACCGGTGCTCCAAGTATCACTTTGGCGAGTGCAGAGCTGGAGGCATCCGATGCTTCACTTGTGGTGGAAATGGACATATGTCTCGAGAGTGCCCGAATAACAACAAAGGAGGAATGTGGAATATAGGCAGGGACATGGGGAACAACAGCAACAACCACAACCCATTCGACAGGTGGCCCCACAGCAAGCGAGAGCGTACGCGCTGAAAGGAAATGAAGGGCAGGAACAGCAAACCGACAAGGACTGATGgtatgaaagagaagtaccccgaATGGTTTATGGAAGACGActaaaatttcgggacgaaatttctgttaagaggggaaggatgtagcaccccggaaaatttttgacttttttttatttgatggcttattttcgttttgttaatgtggatgttgatttggaaatgcatttttggaaattgatttctatgaggttgtgttaacgatgtgaaattaatggttgagagttatgtggaataataggatatgttttccaatgagcgggatttaattaaataggatcatgcatatttgtgccagttaccttattcaaattcttttcggcatttctatttattggaagtaatatcttatttcttggatttatttaattattttgggatatttatccaaattaaatccaaaaccaaaatattcttatttatttttccatgattttcgaaatctcctatttttgggagaggagaaattaagtattctataattgatttcttacttatttctttccatgaatgaattggaatattctagccaattttgccttactttattctattaaagatttggaaatttttctgGTGGGAGGAACCTtaaaccacacgcctacttctcattatttttggaggattttacaaatttctctactccgtattattttattctactccgtgaaataccaaattaaatcataagctaattaaatagctatgattttaaaaaatcctCCCCTTATTTCTCCCCATAATTCATGCCTCCCTCCCCCCAAAtatctcaaatctttatttgatttattctcccaaatcttcaattaattgtgggatatattatttcctaactctataaataaaaccaaaaacctCGCCCTAAACCCATCTCAGAAGCCTCCctctcaaatcacacgccctccccttgctccatcttctcccacacttgtttttctactctactcaagatcctttcgattcgccaagagtttgttgaagaatcaagagttatattcgttcctaccgattgtttcgttcaagaaaggaacaatcaaacctctattcttcattcctctccatccgAACATTCTttcgactccctcatgcatctagtgagtgtaggaatttcaaatctaaggatttaatcggtggggaatttgtgtttgcatttatgtatgcgttttgaatgcaattttgtgaagtttgatttgaatctttggtgaatgatgtgagtttatgggcaaacatgtttaagagagtcttatcaagcatgattgtgtgttataagcattagaattggtgtttggatgattgagaaggaaaccctaatttagaaattgtgtgtctgttatctgtgatgttcgaccagtagcttctgatgagtaattgacctatcaaacgaacTAATTTTGATATGACATTTTTACTGAGTacacttcaaggtgttttccgtgtctcgtgtgaatttcagccctttttatcgaaaaatgaatttttaataaatttttgaagttgactgcgcaaatctgctagaaactcgtgttctcgccaagaatgtttcgttttctgtctgactgaccaaatgaccttcGTTTGAtatgattcttgaactagatgcaaatttgaagtgtcttctgaatcgtgttaaattttcagcctttttggacattggatgaatttatggtaaatttttcaaatgaactgcgcagtgctgtcagaaattgtatgttccgaccagagagtttaatatgtgatatgactgactaaatgacgtgatttcggtgtgaaattttcatggatgaaattgaatgtgtcctctgtattgtgaccaaaatttagcttcatatgaggtcgggtgaatttatggtgatttttacaaaacggtcgcgcagttctgccagttttatggcttgataaaatgacacttattttcaagtttaaaagtattatatgatgcatgtatgtccaaggaacgtgtttaatgatgtgatcacgtgagatacgttgaaatatattatggtgtgtttttccatctttgtgacgaacattgggttgggtaaattgagaaaaacgatgagagagaaacgataggacatgcatggtaatatgattctgtggaaggctgacttgtgttgtcgttgacaagggtgattgtattcgtgaactcgaggaacgagagttgccataagtgggactgtgaattgttaagcgaacgaggtgggctttcttttcaaacctctttatttttccgaaaatatgatgtggtgttataagggtggtttaaagtgttatgtcatgccgtgattgttttgatgttgagatttttgcctgatgcctagttcgtttgagcttgctccgttaggctatagggctatgttgagattgtgcttgatgcctagtttgtgagttcgctccattaggctatagggctatgataaacgaattcgggtctgagtagggccgcaaaccctatcaggctgtgtacacagaggggatcgtgagccgtccttgctagtcggccggtctcgtgggcgaatagtgtggccacactttcgtcgcactatggtaagaggatgtgattgattgattgatgagaaagtgggaagattgttttgaccggccggtctgtgaaaaatgtttttgtgatactcgtgatatttctttaataaacgtaaaaactcgagttcactatggtatggatgacataacttttattaaatgttttggcgtgtgtccactgagtatatcaagtactcagccctgcatatgttttctttatgtgcaggttgagcgggatgttgcggcggatgttgagtcgagccttaagaaatttcgaatgcgtcgtgtcttcatacatagacgtctCCCTTTGACTCTCTtgaatacttgtttttccgctgccgtgtttgaaataaatttctagaagtcttccgcactatttaatactactttatgacattaattaccttgcgATATTAACCCgatgcttaattgtttaatgattaaaacttttcttttgaagttttgtttaagatgttgtctttcattattttccccttcttcttccccgctccttagtcccttccctagtcacgatttccccgtctttactatccttagtaagggcggtcgtgacatcgATGCCCTTGACCAGTTGGACCAGCAgttggcccgattcttttggggcgCAACAAATGATAAGAAAAGGACGCATTGGATTGGTTGGGACCAAATCTGCCTCCCAACGGAGGAAGGGGGGCTTGGCATCTGAAGATTCAAGGAAGTGATACGAGCCTTCAATATAAAgttatggtggagattccgggaGCAAAGCTCCCTCTGGGCTAGATACATGAAGGCAAAATACTGCTCCAAGGTGTCTCCTCTCACGGCCAAGCCATCCAGGAGACATAGCGCGACATGGAAGAGATTATTGAGGGCGCGGGCCCAAGCACAAAACCACATTAGATGGGTGGTGGGGCAAGGAGGGATtcacttttgggatgacatctgGCTCGACGACGTCCCTCTTAGAGAACTTTGCATGGATGAGAGGGGTGCTCCACTTACCATGGTCTCGAACTTCATTCGAGAGGGAGCTCAGGACGCTCCTAAATTGCAGCTGCTACAATACCAAGCTGGTATCCCCCAACATGTGATTAACAAGATTCTTGAAACACCAATAATTGAAGGCGAGCAAGATATTCCGAGGTGGTTGCTCTACGTGGGACACTTTCCAGTCACATAGACCAATCATCCCAGGGCTTGATGATATATGGCAAGCCAGACTCACCAAGTCCATTGCGATCTTTAACTGGCGGTTGCTATCGAACTGGATTCCGGTCAACACAAAGCTCCAATGCCGAAAGATTGAGATGGCATCCTAGTGTCAATGCTGCCCTCATAGGCCGAATGTCGAGTCCCTCCAGCACCTCTTTATCCAAGGACGAGGCGCAACAAGCATTTGGAGGGAGTTCAACGAATGGTTCGAGGGATCTTCACCATCCCTATGAATCAATGATACTATCCCGGACAGAATCAAAGTCTGGGCACGTCGAACTCAACCACAAGCCAAGAAGCACCTAAGTCGCTCCATGCCGTATCTTATCCGTTGGTTTATTTGGGCGGAGCGTAATAGAAGCAGGCACGAGCAAGTTCAATTTAAACCATTTAATGTGGTTTGGCAAGTCCAAATGTTCATTCGGAATGGTATGGCCAACGGAAATATCAAGCCAACACATTGGAGAGGCATGCAACTTAGGATGAAGCCTCCGACGCAGGCCGAGACCAGTTGCCATGGCAGTCAAGTGGCACCCCCCGGACCAACCATGGATCAAGGTCAACACGGATGGTGCCTACGCGGACGCAACAAAAAAGGCAGACGGAGGGGGAATTGTGCGAGATGGGGGAGGAAATATCCTTGCCGCTTTCTCGGCACCTCTCGAAGCACAATCAGCTTTGGAGGCTGAACTTTTGGCAA contains:
- the LOC121757482 gene encoding uncharacterized protein LOC121757482, which translates into the protein MPPRRRRGPQVENDMEEQSEGSVGNQPPPPPPPPPQPQEREYIKAFRKENPPKFDRLGEPPKAEAWIRDLERIFDFMGCTDRERLACVTYQLTGPADFWWETKRRTMNPARHEALTWEEFKEEVYDKYIPMSYRRAKIVEFHTQKQGNMTVTEYDRALCEMTRYAPELVETNEKMAAKFRSGLRHEIRVAVASRRGISYSEILSCALDVEEALPKDETTVNPTPPTPQPNYRDKRKWKDNRAPYDNKRHHSTYRQTQDYDRQAMPQPRGNQQKAPHCNRCSKYHFGECRAGGIRCFTCGGNGHMSRECPNNNKGGMWNIGRDMGNNSNNHNPFDRWPHSKRERTR